Proteins encoded in a region of the Vicia villosa cultivar HV-30 ecotype Madison, WI linkage group LG5, Vvil1.0, whole genome shotgun sequence genome:
- the LOC131608004 gene encoding bidirectional sugar transporter N3-like, which translates to MTHTDNPMIFVVGIIGNICSFFCFIAPISIFYRICRKKTTEGFQSCPYVAALFSAMLWIFYAYIKTGEMLIITINAFGCLIETIYLVIYITYCPKQARNFTLKLICLLNLGGICLVIVLTHLLAKERTARIELLGWICVVLSTSVFAAPLSVIRVVVRTKSVEFMPFTLSLLLTISAITWLIYGILLKDIFVTLPNIVGITFGMIQMVLYGIYRKNKPVKDEKLPEHKDDTNQLQIVVITHENVVDVETGESKEEKEQEKKQEKTESKEGVEEQPQKEG; encoded by the exons ATGACTCACACTGACAATCCCATGATCTTTGTGGTTGGAATTATAG GTAACATTTGCTCCTTCTTTTGCTTTATTGCTCCCAT ATCAATATTTTATCGAATTTGTAGGAAGAAAACAACCGAAGGTTTCCAGTCATGTCCATATGTGGCTGCACTCTTCAGTGCAATGCTTTGGATATTTTATGCTTACATCAAAACTGGTGAAATGCTTATCATCACCATCAATGCATTTGGTTGTTTGATAGAAACAATTTACCTCGTCATCTATATCACTTACTGCCCAAAACAAGCTAGG AACTTCACGTTGAAGCTGATTTGCTTGTTAAACTTGGGAGGAATTTGCTTGGTTATTGTTCTAACACATCTTCTAGCAAAAGAACGAACAGCTCGAATCGAACTTCTTGGATGGATTTGTGTGGTTCTCTCAACTAGTGTTTTTGCAGCACCTTTAAGTGTTATT AGAGTGGTTGTTCGAACCAAAAGTGTTGAATTTATGCCTTTCACTCTTTCACTTCTCCTCACAATAAGTGCAATCACGTGGTTGATTTATGGTATTCTCCTCAAAGACATCTTCGTCACG CTTCCAAACATTGTGGGAATAACATTTGGAATGATTCAGATGGTGCTGTATGGAATATACAGAAAGAACAAGCCTGTAAAAGATGAAAAGCTACCAGAACACAAAGATGACACCAATCAGCTGCAGATAGTAGTGATCACTCATGAAAACGTTGTTGATGTTGAAACAGGAGAGAGTAAGGAAGAGAAGGAACAAGAGAAGAAACAGGAAAAGACAGAATCAAAGGAAGGGGTTGAAGAACAACCACAGAAAGAGGGTTGA